The Elusimicrobiota bacterium nucleotide sequence AATAGATAAAAACCCGGACATAATTAAAGCCCATGATGAAGCGGTTCTTGAAGTGATGAAAGAAGTTGAGAAGTATTTTGCCTTTGCCAGGCCGAATGCCAGACAGCAATGGACCACCGGTAAAATGTGTTACACGGCCATCCGGGACGGCTTCAGCCGGGAGTACGATCCACACCTGCATACCCATGTGGTTGTCATGAACATGACCGAATGGCGGGGGCGGGTTATGGGCTTATGGACCAGGAAAATACTGCAAAAAGATTTCAATAAAGCCTTTGGAGAATTATACCGGTGCAGGCTGGCCGCCCGGCTGTCGGACCTGGGTTATCAGATAACTTATATCAAAACCGGCGAGTGGCGGCTAAGCAAGGTTTCAAAAGAGCTGGAACAGGAATTCTCGCGCCGGCATGGACAGATAGAAGCGCAGCGAAAAGCGGGCGTCAAGGATAT carries:
- a CDS encoding relaxase domain-containing protein, which codes for MLTAMILKGGTDKLAAYHCREGNYYFKQASNVEEEILGLTGEFPQRTDPLEYVKVHGELAKALGYTPGQKITEAEFVLLLEGKTRSGEKATQKHKVKGIDLTFSAPKSVSIVGLLIDKNPDIIKAHDEAVLEVMKEVEKYFAFARPNARQQWTTGKMCYTAIRDGFSREYDPHLHTHVVVMNMTEWRGRVMGLWTRKILQKDFNKAFGELYRCRLAARLSDLGYQITYIKTGEWRLSKVSKELEQEFSRRHGQIEAQRKAGVKDMTVWRRTRVQKTPGANKAEILKDWLNRLSPKIMAV